A stretch of bacterium DNA encodes these proteins:
- a CDS encoding O-methyltransferase yields the protein MSRDLYQDLTQPALTAYLEGVIPARPPILQEMEAYAAERRFPIVGPVVGRLFYLLTRATGARRVFEMGSGFGYSTAWFALAVRDNGGGEVHHVVWDEELSRQARGYLGRLGLADVVRFSVNEAVAELDRTPGEFDVIFNDIEKDAYPASFPVMKTHLRPGGLLLVDNMIWRGRAMDPAVNDAATRGVREVTRLLFADPDFTGVIVPLRDGVFVGHKAR from the coding sequence ATGAGCAGAGACCTCTATCAGGACCTGACCCAACCCGCGCTGACCGCCTACCTCGAGGGCGTCATCCCGGCGCGGCCGCCGATCCTGCAAGAAATGGAAGCCTACGCCGCGGAGCGGCGGTTTCCGATCGTCGGCCCCGTGGTGGGCCGACTGTTCTATCTGCTGACACGGGCCACCGGGGCCCGGCGCGTCTTCGAAATGGGCTCCGGGTTCGGGTATTCCACGGCGTGGTTTGCGCTGGCGGTGCGGGACAACGGCGGCGGTGAGGTGCACCACGTCGTCTGGGACGAGGAACTGTCACGGCAGGCACGCGGTTATCTCGGCCGGCTCGGGCTTGCGGACGTCGTGCGCTTCAGCGTGAACGAGGCCGTCGCCGAGCTCGACCGGACCCCCGGGGAGTTCGACGTGATCTTCAACGACATCGAAAAGGACGCCTACCCCGCCTCCTTCCCGGTGATGAAGACGCACCTCCGCCCCGGCGGCCTCCTGCTCGTCGACAACATGATCTGGCGCGGCCGGGCAATGGACCCCGCCGTGAACGACGCGGCCACGCGGGGCGTGCGCGAAGTCACGCGGCTCCTCTTTGCGGATCCCGACTTCACCGGCGTGATCGTCCCGCTGCGGGACGGCGTGTTCGTCGGCCACAAGGCGCGGTAA
- a CDS encoding MOSC domain-containing protein → MMRGAVVSLHICARAEEAMSSVPAVRAVPGEGLEGDRYHSRSGTYSKLGGSEREVTLIEEEAVDALRREYEVAFDAGDSRRNIVTRGVALNHLVGREFRVGDVSLRGIRLCEPCGHIEKVTGQRIRAGLVHRGGLRAQILTGGTIRAGDPIEPIEPK, encoded by the coding sequence ATGATGAGAGGCGCGGTCGTCTCCCTGCATATCTGCGCGCGCGCGGAGGAGGCGATGTCGTCGGTGCCCGCGGTGCGGGCCGTTCCCGGCGAAGGACTCGAAGGCGACCGCTACCACAGCCGGTCGGGCACCTATTCGAAGCTGGGCGGATCGGAACGCGAAGTCACTTTGATCGAGGAAGAAGCCGTCGACGCCCTCCGCCGAGAGTACGAGGTCGCGTTCGACGCCGGCGACAGCCGGCGCAACATCGTCACCCGCGGCGTGGCGCTCAACCACCTCGTCGGCCGCGAATTCCGCGTCGGCGACGTGTCGCTGCGCGGCATCCGGCTGTGCGAGCCGTGCGGGCACATCGAGAAGGTCACCGGCCAGCGGATTCGCGCCGGCTTGGTCCATCGCGGCGGCCTGCGGGCGCAGATCCTCACCGGCGGCACGATCCGTGCCGGCGATCCCATCGAGCCGATCGAACCGAAGTAG
- a CDS encoding TIGR01777 family oxidoreductase → MRVAVTGSHGLIGSAVVASLRARGDQVVRLVRGEAAGADEISWQPHDGRIDAARLEGIDAAVHLAGATLASRWTPEQKEAIRSSRLLGTGLVARALAGLAAPPRVLVSGSAVGYYGNRGDEVLTESSGAGTGFLADVCREWEAAADPARRAGIRVTHPRFGVVLGGGGGILAKIVPIFKLGAGGPLGHGRQYLPWVAIDDAVGAILLALDRDGLDGPVNVVAPHAVTNREFTSALGHVIGRPAVIPVPAAALRALFGEMADEALLASQRVEPARLAAAEYGFRFGELEPALRRALAAA, encoded by the coding sequence ATGCGAGTCGCCGTCACGGGTTCCCACGGACTGATCGGCTCGGCCGTGGTCGCGTCGCTGCGCGCCCGCGGCGACCAGGTCGTTCGTCTCGTCCGCGGTGAAGCCGCGGGCGCGGACGAAATCTCCTGGCAGCCGCACGACGGCCGGATCGACGCGGCCCGCCTCGAGGGCATCGACGCGGCGGTCCACCTCGCGGGCGCGACGCTGGCGTCGCGGTGGACACCGGAGCAGAAAGAGGCGATTCGGAGCAGCCGGTTGCTCGGCACCGGTCTCGTCGCCCGCGCGCTGGCCGGACTCGCCGCGCCGCCGCGGGTCCTCGTCAGCGGCTCCGCCGTCGGCTACTACGGCAACCGCGGCGACGAGGTGCTGACCGAGTCCTCGGGCGCGGGCACGGGTTTCCTCGCGGACGTATGCCGCGAGTGGGAGGCCGCGGCCGATCCCGCCCGCCGGGCCGGGATCCGGGTGACCCACCCACGCTTCGGGGTGGTGCTCGGCGGAGGCGGCGGCATCCTCGCCAAGATCGTGCCGATCTTCAAGCTCGGCGCGGGCGGCCCCCTCGGCCACGGGCGGCAGTATCTGCCGTGGGTCGCGATCGACGACGCCGTCGGCGCCATTCTGCTCGCGCTCGATCGCGACGGACTCGACGGGCCGGTCAACGTCGTCGCGCCGCACGCGGTCACGAACCGCGAGTTCACCTCCGCACTCGGGCACGTGATCGGCCGTCCGGCGGTTATCCCCGTCCCGGCGGCGGCGCTGCGCGCGCTGTTCGGCGAGATGGCCGACGAGGCGCTCCTGGCCAGCCAGCGCGTGGAACCGGCCCGGCTCGCCGCCGCCGAGTATGGATTCCGCTTCGGGGAACTCGAGCCGGCCTTGCGCCGGGCTCTCGCCGCCGCGTAG
- a CDS encoding ABC transporter ATP-binding protein gives MRSRRFWAYVHRYRRPYAVGYLGGLVSIAMAQSSPWIMKLAVDGIGRHVGGSLLAAYAGALLGLAAAEAAATYVMRWSIMAAAYRIETELRREYFAHLQRMPLAFFERTPTGDLMARAVNDIRAVQRFAGVGLMRSVHTTVMLIASVAFMLSISVRLTLMMLAILPFVTFVFLLLGREIHRRFDAVQAQFSALSARVQEMMSGIRVVKAFAREPDQLARFNESSEAVVHTNLRLARAQGALWPVIGLILGVASVVLLWQGGDAVIRGTLTLGQMVQFSYYLARLSFPMIALGWVTNLWQQGRASMNRLDAVFAEAPAVDDPPSPLVVDGIRGEIAFRRVSVVRDGTAVLRDVSLVIPAGRTVAVVGPTGAGKTTLVSLIPRVLDPTEGQVLLDGHDVRQLPLATLRGAVALVPQEPFLFSDTLRANIAFGAAGTADPARILEAADVSQIAADAADFPAGYDTVVGERGVTLSGGQRQRVTLARAVMRDPRVLILDDALSSVDTQTEQAILKRLRGVMAARTSLVIAQRISTIRSADWIVVLDGGRVVDQGTHEDLIARGGLYADLYERELLREALEAEEPAGEPATGPPDGADR, from the coding sequence GTGCGCAGCCGCCGCTTCTGGGCGTACGTCCACCGCTATCGGCGGCCGTACGCCGTCGGCTATCTCGGGGGGCTCGTCTCGATCGCGATGGCGCAGTCCTCGCCGTGGATCATGAAACTGGCGGTGGACGGTATCGGCCGCCACGTCGGCGGGAGCCTGCTGGCCGCGTACGCCGGGGCGCTCCTGGGGCTCGCCGCGGCGGAGGCCGCCGCGACCTACGTCATGCGATGGTCGATCATGGCGGCCGCCTACCGGATCGAGACGGAGCTGCGCCGCGAGTACTTCGCCCATCTCCAGCGGATGCCGCTCGCGTTTTTCGAGCGCACGCCGACCGGCGACCTGATGGCCCGGGCCGTCAACGACATCCGCGCGGTGCAGCGGTTCGCGGGCGTGGGGCTGATGCGCTCGGTTCACACGACGGTGATGCTGATCGCGTCCGTCGCGTTCATGCTGAGCATCAGCGTGCGCCTGACGCTGATGATGCTCGCGATCCTCCCCTTCGTCACGTTCGTGTTTCTGCTGCTCGGCCGCGAGATCCACCGGCGCTTCGACGCCGTGCAGGCGCAGTTCAGCGCGCTCTCCGCCCGCGTCCAGGAGATGATGAGCGGCATCCGGGTGGTGAAGGCCTTCGCCCGCGAGCCCGATCAGCTTGCGAGGTTCAACGAGTCGTCCGAGGCGGTCGTCCACACCAACCTCCGGCTGGCGCGGGCCCAGGGCGCCCTGTGGCCGGTGATCGGCCTGATCCTCGGCGTCGCGTCGGTGGTGCTCCTGTGGCAGGGCGGCGACGCGGTCATCCGCGGGACGCTCACGCTCGGGCAGATGGTGCAGTTCTCGTACTACCTCGCCCGGCTCAGCTTCCCGATGATCGCCCTCGGCTGGGTCACGAACCTGTGGCAGCAGGGCCGCGCGTCCATGAACCGGCTCGACGCCGTCTTCGCCGAGGCGCCGGCGGTCGATGATCCGCCCTCTCCGCTCGTCGTCGACGGCATCCGAGGCGAGATCGCCTTCCGGCGCGTGAGCGTCGTCCGCGACGGCACGGCGGTGCTGCGCGACGTGAGCCTCGTCATCCCGGCCGGCCGGACCGTCGCCGTCGTCGGGCCTACCGGCGCCGGAAAGACGACGCTCGTGTCGCTGATCCCCCGCGTGCTCGACCCCACGGAGGGACAGGTCTTGCTGGACGGCCACGACGTGCGGCAGTTGCCGCTTGCGACCCTGCGGGGCGCGGTCGCGCTCGTGCCGCAGGAACCGTTCTTGTTCTCCGACACGCTGCGCGCGAATATCGCGTTCGGGGCCGCGGGGACGGCCGACCCCGCACGAATCCTGGAGGCCGCGGACGTCTCGCAGATCGCCGCCGACGCGGCGGATTTTCCGGCGGGCTACGACACGGTCGTCGGCGAGCGCGGCGTCACGCTCTCGGGCGGACAGCGGCAGCGCGTCACGCTCGCGCGCGCCGTGATGCGCGATCCGCGCGTGCTGATCCTCGACGACGCGCTGAGCAGCGTCGACACGCAGACGGAGCAGGCGATCCTGAAGCGCCTGCGCGGCGTGATGGCGGCGCGCACCAGCCTCGTGATCGCCCAACGGATCTCCACGATCCGGTCGGCGGACTGGATCGTCGTGCTCGACGGAGGCCGCGTGGTCGACCAGGGGACGCACGAGGACCTGATCGCCCGGGGCGGCCTGTACGCGGATCTCTACGAGCGCGAGCTGCTGCGCGAAGCGCTCGAGGCGGAAGAACCGGCCGGCGAACCCGCGACGGGCCCGCCGGACGGCGCGGACCGATGA